Within the Meriones unguiculatus strain TT.TT164.6M chromosome 2, Bangor_MerUng_6.1, whole genome shotgun sequence genome, the region CACAGATATAAATCCACCACTGCTTAGCACTGTGAAGGCGGTGGGGTCACAATGCTGTAAAGAGCCTACTTTGCAAAGCAGTGGGGTCACAATGCTGTAAAGAGCCTACTGTGCAAAGCAGTGGGGTCACAATGCTGTAAAGAGCCTACTGTGCAAAGCAGTGGGGTCACAATGCTGTAAAGAGCCTACTGTGCAAAGCAGTGGGGTCACAATGCTGTAAAGAGCCTACTGTGCAAAGCAGTGGGGTCACAATGCTGTAAAGAGCCTACTGTGCAAAGCAGTGGGGTCACAATGCTATAAAGAGCCTACTGTGCAGGGAGTGGGGTCAATGCTGTAAGGAGCCTACTGTGAAGGCAGTGGGGTCACAATGCTGTAAAGAGCCTACTGTGCAAAGCAGTGGGGTCACAATGCTGTAAAGAGCCTACTGTGCAAAGCAGTGGGGTCACAATGCTGTAAAGAGCCTACTGTGCAGGGAGTGGGGTCAATGCTGTAAAGAGCCTACTGTGAAGGCAGTGGGGTCACAATGCTGTAAAGAGCCTACTGTGCAAAGCAGTGGGGTCACAATGCTGTAAAGAGCCTACTGTGCAAAGCAGTGGGGTCACAATGCTGTAAAGAGCCTACTGTGCAGGGAGTGGGGTCACAATGCTGTAAAGAGCCTACTGTGCAAAGCAGTGGGGTCACAATGCTATAAAGAGCCTACTGTGCAAAGCAGTGGGGTCACAATGCTATAAAGAGCCTACTGTTCAGTTGGGGCACATTGAGCCCAATCAAGTCGATTCCGCAGTGTGACAGGAACCATGGACTCTGGGGTTCTCACTTCagctggagaaggaggagaacagTAGGACTGAGGGTGATTTCTAACGCAGCAATCTTAAAAGTAGAGATTACATCACTGAAGACAAGATACATTTACAACTAAAGTGACTGGAATAAGTCTTAGTTTTGGGTGAATCACATCACGGGTGTGAAAAATATCTTGCAACAACTTAAAAGATGCAGGTCTGGGCCATTTGGTTATTTTCTACACCAGATTTACAAGCCAGCAACACAGCTTCGAGGATGTGAAGGGCGAGGAGCCTCGTTCTCAAGTTACCAACCAGAGGGATGCCTGGCGAGGCAGCAGATGGATGCTCTTGCTATCAATGGAGCTGACAGCAGAGTTAATTAACTTCACATAAGAAATTTCTTACGGCTACCAATCATTTTATGAACTAAGTAGATTTGTGTTGAACATATTATCACATGAATTCTAGACCCAGCCTGTACACAGCGTATATCTACACACGGCATGTTTCAACTTACGTCCGTATCAGAGACGTGTTGCCACCACATGTAGCTGGCTACGCTTTTCATGTATACTAACCCTGAATTTACAGCCTGACCTAGAGCTCACCGAGGAAGCGTGGGCTCTGAGGGCTGGTAATTTGACCAAAAGTCCACACGTGAATAGAAGCAGGGTCTTTAAATGTCCTGTGATTCTCCAAAGCCCAAGCACACGCTCTCATTCTCTGCTCTAGTCTCTGTCCTAGTTCAGAGATCAGTAGGCTTTTGGCTTTTGAAGCTTTCATACATGTGCATGCTGTATGCTGAACACAGCACCTCTCAATACACGGTAAGCACCTCATAGTTTTAAAAGTTAGAGAAGGCAGAGACTATCGCGCATAAATATGTTCTCTCTTTACAGACATAACCAATATGTTCAAGTCAAAAGAAATGAATATCTTTTACCTTATGTTTTAAGTATGTAATACAAAATTCATTTCCTTAAAAGAAGTTGCAAGTTATACTAGTTGGAGAAAAATGCTAAAGTATATTGAGAATGTGACCACATAAAATAACCTATAACATCTAATACTATAttataatttttcatattttaaagacATTGGGGATAATGAAAAAAGTTCTGGAAATGGACAAAAATGATACAATACTATGAATATGGCTAATCTATTGAATTATAAATTAATTGGTCAAATGACAATTTTTGTTATACATAGTTCACcaaaattatgaaaatgaaaCAGTAGCAAAAAACTTTCAGTAATCTATGTAAGATTACCAGACTTTTAGGATGGAACCAGAAATTAAGTTTAGTATACAGAGCTGTCATAGATGCCACACAAAAAGTCACAGTCAAGGCAGCTGAAATCATGCCATGACAGAAGGCACAGACAAATTCAAATCTGACCTGGACAATACAAAAAGTGAGGCCAAGCTTGTAGTAAACTGTACATTAtgtatgttttcacttatttttaGTTCATGTTATAATCTGAACAAATAGGACTGCGTTATCTAGAGTAAGTCATTATTCCCCAAGCACCACTtgtcattattaatttttttaacaatAATTACCCCTGAAATTAGCATTTCTTTCAatcaaataaataatcaaaagtCAAAGAAGTCCTGAAATCAAGATCAGGTGCTCAGTGCTGTCGAAGTCCAGTGTTCCCTTAGAAAAATGCATGCAACCCTGAGAATTGTAAACACAGCAACACATCACCTGAGGAGCAAGGCCGAGAGGCCGTGTTTAGAAGCACCTATGCTAAGGTAGAGGCCATTTTTATTGATTTGCTTTTGAGGACACAACTCtgcaaataaaaactaaaaattcccCTAGATGGAGTTCAGCTGCCTGCTGTTTCTCAGGCAGTggtattaaaaaataacaaaattggggctggggtgatggcccagaggttaagagcactggctgttcatccaaaggtcctaagttcaattcccagcaaccacatggtggctcataaccatctataatgagatctggtgcccttttctggcctgcaggcccacaccattatataaataataaatagatccctaaaaaataacaaaattgtgTTTACTTAGGGCCATAATGCTTGCAACCTTGAGTTTTCCTGTAAGATTCCTCTCATCCccaagtttttattaatgtacTTTAAAAAACACTCTTGCAATTTCATTTAAGAGAAACACAAACTGGCGTgtatttttaattctcttttaaaCTTTTGACAGCTTCTAATTTGCATACAGTGCGTTGTGATCACACTCCCCCTTTCCCATTTCCTTCTATCCCAATCCCATTACTGCTGCGCATTAGAGATTCACAGTAGGTTACACAGAGATTCATGTAGGCAACCAAGTCGGTGCATGTATCAAGAGAGCCCAGTAGGAAATAAATCCCACGAGTTAGAGGAAGTTTAATAGAACGCCTAAACCAGAGGAAATGCGCACCTATTGGTAATAGGAGGCTCCACAGGAATCCACATTGCCAAGGAGAGGATTCCATAAGCAACAGCCTAGAAGAGTGGACTCTCTGTCAGCCCAGGCGGAGGATGTTAGTGAGAAACCTGCTGCAGGTTCCTGGAATTGGAGCTCCCTGTGTTGGCGGAGGCAGAGCTGGACTGCAGCTGACAGCAACCTGTGGGCCTCAGGCAGCGCTGTCAGGGGCGCTCTGGTAGAGGCCCACAGGCAGCAGGGCACCACGCACAGTGGTGCCAAGATCTAACCCCTACAGCGCCGGTCTTCACCGGAATCCACAGAAAATCGGTGCCCGTGTTAAAAAGCTGGTAAGACTTCTATGCTTGTGAGACATGGGCTGCTACAAGCTGGGAGCCAGCTTGGGTTACCTTTAGTCCCATCAGTAAAATTTATTACCTAACACCATCTAGACTTTCAGGTAAATCCTTTTGGAATACCTAAACATACCCCTGGTTTCCACCGACCCTAAGCTCCACAATGATCTGCCACATCTGGGGTCTGCGACATTGATTTCCTGCTTTGTAAGTAACTCACCGACGTCATGACATACGTTTAAAGCATCTGCCCTTTCCGCATACTGTATGTTTTAGCATCTACAAGGAGATACAAGGGTTTATTTGTAGATAATACCTTCAAGACCCTCATCTTCCAAACTAAAAATGTGACAATTTCTAATCAGAAatcatatttttattactgtgacaAATATAGAGATTGAAAGGTTTGATTCACAGTTTCACAGGGTTTGGCCCTATCGTATTTGCTGTTGAGAGGCCAAGGGTGGAGGCATGTTGTGGGCAAAGCTACTTCCATCATGGCAACCAGGAAGCAAGGGGACAGCAGACAGCAAGGGCTCGCTCCGTTGTCCCCAGCCCCCAAACAAGAACAGGGGTACTGCATGGAATAGAGGATGTCCCCCTCTGTGCCCGCTACTTCCCAGGCATCATTTGAGACATAAAACTCAGGCTGCCAATTGCCTCTAAATGGCATTGTCAATGATAGAAGTTCTGTGGTAAACACGAtgttacagattaaaaaaataaaaggacacaTTTAAAACACCATAATGGAAAATTGCCAAGTTCTAATTTATTTCCAATTGTTGGGCTAAACTGAAAGTAAGTCAGCACTGGGTCTTTGAGGAAATCACTTGTAACTCATTCCCAGATTAAAGACAACCATGTCAGGGGGTTTAAATagcttcaacaaaacaaaacaaaacaaaacaaaaccaactaaacaaaaacgCCCTAAATGGGAAACTGACAATTACTGTAgctagcttttctttcttcctatcttATATACAGCCTGAGTTCAGCCAGGTCACCAGAGTAGCATTTAGTATAACACAAGGCTAAAccaaatattaaatatttcttcCCCGATAGCCCCAAAGGGTAAAATTTgactttgagttcaaggccctcTTCCCCCAGGGAGGTGAGTGGTTTTCTGTTCCCTCAGCAAAAACTGCCGGGAACAAACGCCCGAAACAGAGAACTAACGTGTCTACTCTGTCTTTCAAGGTGTGTGACTCCCTGACGCTCTTGAAGACATAACTTAATCCATTTCCCACCCCTGGAATCTTCCCAGATCTCCTGCTTGCTTGTCCTACTGTTTTCTTTCCCGAGAGTTCCGTCTAAGTCCAGGAACCACAGTCCTGCTGTGAGCGAGGCCCTGGGAGGGACCCGTGCTGCTATGACAGTGGCAGTGCCGACGCCAACTTTCCTCCTTCACTGCAGTGGTAGCCAACGCTTCCTGACAGTGCCAGGGTGGGAGCCAGACCTTCACCATCGGGGCCTTGAGGGATGTTCTGGATGCACGTTAGAGCCGTGTTTGAGAGAAATAACCCAAGGAgagcaggtttttctttttccaacaaAATAGGTGTATTTGGTGACTTCTCGTTTTTAAATACTGTCACTCCAAGTGAAACCTCTGGACACCTCTGCgtcttacattttaattttattttaaagctaaAACACGTTTCAGCCATTAATGCAGATTTGCAATAGAGACTATTTTCTGAAATAGTCACTGTGCCATTTAAGACAAGCACTTTTTAAAGAGCCATAGGCTGGAAGCCCTTGGTGCCGTCAGCCAGCAGGTTGGTATCTGACACTCCCTTAAAGTGTTGGCATCtaacacttttaaaaatcagtttgtcATTGTAAAAATCCATATTTCTAGTTATCTTGAAAAGTACCGAGAACAGCCATGTTGGACTTTACCCTTGCCAACAAACCCCGATGCATGTGTTTGGGTGGGAAGTGGCTTTCCAGTTCAGTGCAAATTCCCTGAAACCCTGCCCACAGCTGGTCCCTGTAATTACACATCGGCGACTGTGCTTGTTCTGAAGCACCAAGCTTAGAaacttgtaaaataaatcaacacCCTTTAAACATCGTTAGAAGCTGGCTTGCTCTTCCTTTCTCCAGGACTCTTCTCTGTGATGCTCGGTCCCTGAGCAGACGGGACTGAAGTCCGAGAGCTGGAAGGTCTGAGCTTTGGGAGAGGCAGGTGCTAGGGTCACAGGATGTCTTGATAGAAGCtgtgaggaaggagagaggccatcagcagagaaaggagggaagaaaggagggatgctGACCATAGGGGCCGTGGAGAAGGGCTCACCAGCGCTTCCGGGTGTGGTAGACGGCGATGAACATACAGGACACAACTGTGAGGAGCATGAAGACGATCAGGGTCAGAAGGCCCGTGGTTAACGGCTTGCCACCTGCTTTGGAAGAGTAAGAGGTGTCTCCAGAGCAAGACCCCATCCCTGCTTCACAGTCCCTATTCCAAGCGCGTGTGCCAGGGAGCCGTGCAATTATTTCTGCCTTCCTTTAGAGTATACCTTTTATTCCTCAGGACTTTAAACTGACCGTCCCTTGTGAGAGTCTGGCTGCATACCATCCAGACAGATGTGAATCTGCCTACCCCCAGCTTGCCAACCATCTGTGTCACTCTATCTTAGCATCAACTTCTTCCTCCTTCAAGTCAGAATAACAGTACTTGCTTCAAAGCTAGGTGATGAACTGAACCGGAGCGCTGGCAGCAAAGAGGCCGGCGCTCACCAGGAGGCGTGGAAGGTCGAGCGTCGAGCGCTGGTCCCCTGTACTGCGCAAGGGTCTTCCTGGACTCTTTATGTGCCTCTTGCCTCTGGACCTTTGAGTTTCCGGTGTCCTTTCTTCTTACATATAGAACATTTATCCCAGATCTCTTGGGATTTCTTTCTCTAGCTAGAATTCCCTCCTTCTTGCTCCTAGCACACAGGCTGCATCTCCGAGATGAAGTTTGTTCGCTTCTCCCTCCGCGCTTGAAGGATGCCTCTACTCATGCTCAGCCCAGGCTACCCTTTCTTCTTACCCCAGTAGAGGACGATGGGCTGCCCTCCCAGACTGCTGTGCTTCACCCAGCAGGCCAGGCCAGCCGCAGCTCCAGCCTCCACGTCCAGGCTTGCCTGGAGGTACCACGTCCCATCAGCGTTGGGCAGGACGTCACCTCTGTGGGTGTTCTGCTCCTCCTGGTCACCCCGCATCCACATCACCCACACAGGCTTTGGGGAGAAGCCGGAGACATGACACACCAGCTGCCGGTGGCTGTGTGCAGGACTGAGGCCTTCGGACAGCCAGGCCACAGGCTTCTCTGTATCCAGCGAGAGTAAAAACCAGAAATCTCTTAAAGAAGAAACTTTTCCATCGGGGTCCCAGGTGGCCCACAGGCCCACTTCTGGAGGGGAAGTCACCTATTCCTTTAGTCCATTTGTATCGCTGGGGCCAGGACAGCCATCCCTGACACCTCTACTCCCTCCCTGAGTGTCCCTCCTCTGTACTGTGGGACACCCTGAGTTCAGCTGTTCCCCCATGTCTCCAATACCACGGGGCTCACTTCTGACGCCTGTGTTTGTTTAACCCAGTGCATGGAATCCAAGAGCGCTCTCAGTTAAAAGAATAAACCCACACGCCTTCCTTACCTCCTCCTAGGCCTGGCCCTTTCTCTACAGCGGACAGCGGTGGGAAAACCTAAATGGATCCAAATGGAGAGCCAGGGTAAAAACAGCAGGCTGACCTTGTTTCTCTAGGTCTGTCTTCCCTGCCTCCAGGAGGCCACGGAGGAACTGGGGGCAGGTGTCATTCAGGAGTCGCTGCACTTCTTCCTTCGTCCCTTGGTCACTGTTGAGCACCTTGATGGGCAGCTCTATCCAAGGTGGGGCCTCCGGGGCCTTCTGCCAGGAAGTTCCCTGGAAACTCACGATATGTTCTCCTTGATATGCTACTTGGAGAAAGCTCTCCGAAGCATTCCCAGGGCACACGGCACAGCCAGCAGACATCTGCAGCTCAATGGGATCTGTAAAGAGGAGAAGGTAGAGACTAAGGAACGATTTAGACGtttggaagaaaagagaaggaagtggCATGAAGGTTGTAGTTAGGTCCCAGCTGAGGGAAATGATCGTGCGTGTTCTGGAGCAGAAACGGACTGCTTTCAGAAGGGACGGGGCTATCTTCAGACACAAGTAAAAACCtaggaggggaggaagcagaGACTCCCATCAGGCAGTCCACAGCTTTCCAGCTGGGGTTCTGGGTCCGCTCTCACCCACGGGTACCTGTTCCGGGCTCCCTCCACTCACAGTGTAGGTGTCCTTCAGGAAACATTTTCACTAATTCCTGTATGTCCCTGGTGAAGCTAAGCCGATACACTTGAAACACGCGCTGCAGCTTCTGCCACTGCTCGTTACTAAATGTGCCCTGGGCCCAGGGCCTGAGGAACTGGATGGCGTCGGAGGCATTGTCCCACCGGTGAGTCTGCAGATCCCCGAGCCAGGCCGAGCCGTCTGTGCGCGAGCAGCTGCTGTTGAAGAAGGACGAGATCTGCAGGCAGCGGAGGGTGAAGTTCTGCTGGGCTGGAGACCGGGAGCGCGCCGTGAGCGCGGCCCGCCGCCCGCAGCGCCCCTGCTCTCCGCCCGTCTGCGCGCACCGCCGCTCACCCTCGGACTGTCCCCAGGCCGGTGCGAGCAGCCAGAGCAGCAGGCACGGCGGCCACCGCATGGCGAGCCGGCCGGCCGCTTCCGTGCCTCGCTCGGGCCGCCGCGGGCGTAGCAGCGCCCCAGGCCCGGAAGCCAGGCTCGGCCGCAGTCACACACACTCTCCGCAGTCGCCCTCGCCTTGGAGGGCCGCAGCACAGCGCCCACACGACCGGCTTTTCTCGGTCTTCCCGTGCGCTGAGGAGCGAGGCGGAGACCCCGCCGCCTCGGTAAAGCAAGGCCTAGAGCTGTGCTCGTGTCACAGCTCCGAAGTCATCGAAAACGAAAGAGGAAAAACGCGGTGTCAGCTGGCAGCGGGGTCTGCGGGCGCTGCCCCGGCCCGCCGGTGGGTGCTGTGCGCGCGGAGGACAGGCTGCGCTCACACCGGCCCCGTGGCCCCACCTGCCGTCCCTCTCCTGCCTGTCCGCTGTCTTCCTTGACTCCTTCTGGGGAGCCTACAGGCGCACGGTGTTTTCCCGCGCGACGTCGTGGTTTGTGCTCACTGGAAGCAGAAGCGAGGGCTGTGCGCGCCGCTCAGGCCGCAGCAGGTGAGGGCACGGCCTACCCCGCGCTCCTCCCCTTCCCAGCCTCGCCCCTTCCGCCCCTTCCCAACCGCTCGACCAAACGAGCCTCTCGTTCAGCCACCCCGGCGCCTCGGTGGGGAGCAGTGGCGAAACAAGCAGTCAGGACTTCCAGTTTCCCGGAGGAAGTCTCGCGGGTCAGACGGACTCCCGTAGCACCCGCGCCTTCTTCCCACCCCTTCTTCGCTCCAGCGTCAGCTTTGCTCCATCTTTTGTCCTTTCTCCTAACCGGGTCCCTTCTCGGTGTCTCCACCTTCAGAACCACCCGGGCCTCGGCGTGGTGTGTGTGGAACAgctttctcaggaagaaaaaggCCCCATTCTGGCCCGCAGGCTCATGCTGGCCCGCTCCCAGCCTCCGGATCCCGGCCTGAGACAGCGGACAGAGCTCTGCGAAGACCGACCCCTGGGAGGCCCTGGCCTCCGCGCCCCTGCCTCGTTCCCACTTGGACTTCAGGCTCCAGCGTCACTTTCTGAGAGCACTCAAGCGTCCCAGGCAGTGTGGGTTCGGCGGCAGAGCTAGCCCGTCTGCACACCCCACCCGTCCTAACAGAGCCTGGGTTGTCCTCTCAGGCCACTCGCTGGAGGCGGCAGAACACATGGCATTTCCTGACGCGCACTCCTGCTGGCCTTGctgctgtagacccagagaacaGGCTTCACCTCCAGCTGTGGCTTGGAGGTGGCTCTAGTCCCTAACCTGATTTTATGCACTGTTGCTCCCTAAGGTTTGAAATGACAGAAAaagttttgttaaaaaaaataaagggctAAAATAAGTTATGTTTATTTAGTtcaaagtattttaatttttcttacaatataattacatcatttccctccagctctttccttcctccaattcCTTCCATGCCATTTCCCTCCCACACCTTCTCTCAATTCCTGTCCTCTttttgttatacacacacacacacacacacacacacacacgtatatacattacacacatatataagcacTATTATCTGCTCAGTCCATTCAGTGTTGTTAGCAAGGACATGATTTCAGAGCTTCCTGGTATTGGTTAACCACTTAGGGACCTTGGGGAAGAATACTTCTTCCCCTTCCAACatctagggttttgtttttgctattttatttttattttattttattttattttattttattttattttaagacagggtttctctgtgtagccttggctgtcttggaactcactctgtagaccaggctagtcttgaactttgGTGGTTTGGGTGAATGTAGAAATACATCcctcttttagattttccaaattAATGCAGTGCATGGTTTCAAAGTACTCCCATATACATTCTGAATGTCCTTGGTGTCcattgtttctgtttatttattttgttaatttgagtcctttgtttgttttggctagTTGGGCCAAGGTTCTGCTactttattgtttatcttctcaaagaaccaactcttagaTTTACCAattctttatattgttttatttgtttctattttattaatttctgctcTGATATTTATTTCTTGCTATCTACTGAATTTGGGATTGgtttattcttgtttttccagTTTTGGGAGTTCTATTGGTAGGCCCAGCACGAGCCTAATTTCGagaagggatgaagagaactcaggagacggTCTTGATGCAAAATCTGcatcgcaagaggtttattttgaccattgcgcagtggggtcacccctgctggtcagcaaggagtggcatcgggagacaaaggccttgggtttttaaaggacaagaCGTGGGAATTTTGAAGTTGCCGTCTTGGTCTGGGTAATTCAGGATTGGATCAGGAAGCTATAAAGTACGATAATTGGTTCATCTTAGGTGTTCAAggttggccagtcctgccaagtgtggatgcacctgcaattaaaggtgggggtggttagctcatccttgaagattggggctgcagGCTTTTGGCCAGAGGTCAGagtctactcagaagaaggattgaggccatccaggttgttgctaagaaacactatcttgaagaccagggtctggtccttttttttgctgagtaaaggtcattgcttgctggcttttttttatatctgtcctcacagatagggttacattcctctgttctctgaaaaggtactaagaggctttagcttaacctggacctaaaactcaaaactataggctttagaagacatataggttacaaagttagtctgatcctttcactATCACTAAGTCTTTTCTGTGCACTGATCTTTAAAAAtagcttaaatattttttattttatgtatgtggtctcttgcctacatgtatgtctttgCGCCctgtagaggctggaggagagcaaCAATTTTCTTGAAACTAGAGTTGCAGAGTTTGTAAACTGCCGTGTAAATgctggaatcaaacctgggtcctccagaggTAGCCAATACTCTCAGtcactgagacatttctccagcccctctttctgatttttaaaataaagctatGAATTTCCTTCCTAAAActgttgagagaccaaaagattaaaaaatcagctattattaatatttaaggcctgaactaactaggtggagaagtccaggaatgccctgagggaaaaaaaccaccttactgcattctttcccacccactagagatacagttgctaggaaactggaccattctccctagggagggacaccagatcattaatggtctgggaaccttcctatagccagtcaattcaaaatgtagcattttgaccaatagatgcttgccaggcaggaatcgcccctgccttgggcatgctgggagggaccagaatcttcaAATCATCCAATTAGCCTGAGCACggggctctcggctctcaccaCTTTGGccgtggggggtgtgggcccaagctgcagcttgtaatgatttattataaaaagaacctcatgtatttacagtggagtctagttattcctggtcttctgggcttcgtgaactgggcagaacactgtTTTCAGTGATAGAGAGATACCACCTGAAAGCATGGAAAAATCATTACAGTGAAATGGAACTGGAAGCAAGAAGGTGTTTTGTGCAGCCATGACTAGTGAAGAAAAAGGCGAGAACCGTGCAGCCAGAACAGCTGTATGACAGGGTCCAGCAGAGCCGATGAACAGAAAGGCGAGAACCGTGcagccagaacagccaggacagAGTCCAGCCGAGCGGAGCCTCATGCTGTTTGTGCCACTGCGCTCTTTTACCTTCCGTTTTTTATCTCAATTTGCATTTGTGGGGGACTTTTTGCATTATgatttatttctatctttttccCAGAAAATTATTTCTGCTCTCAAAGAAGTAACCTTATCTGACCCTTTCAGGAGTCTTTCTTGCCATGAGATTGTAAAAGCACAAAAAAGTTGGGATCCCCAGCGTTCTCTCGGCACTAAGAAAACTAAGCAAACTCAGAAACAATAAACTTGGCAGTAGGCTTCTTCCCATAGTCTACAGGACATTGGCCCCAGGAGAAAAGTTAGTTTACCTAATACAACCTCTGATAATATATAAATgacataaaattaatattaaaatataagaatTTATTAATCGTGGGAGACAGGTTCACGTTAAGCTACAGTGAGGTCTTttaactgaaaagcaaagagaacaTAAACGAGTAGAACAAGtccgcctgcagcctgggagggttcaagcttgagctgggctaacaagtccgcctgcagcctgggagagctcaagcttgagctgggctaacaagtcctcctgcagcctgggagagccttcaagcttgagctgggctaacaagtccgcctgcagcctgggagggccttcaagcttgagctgggctaacaagtccgcctgcagcctgggagggccttcaagcttgagctgggctaacaagtccgcctgcagcctgggagagctcaagcttgagctgggctaacaagtccgcctgcagcctgggagagcacaagcttgagctgggctaacaagtccgcctgcagcctgggagGGCCTTCAAGCTTAAGCTGGGCTAACAAGTCTgcctgcagcctgggagagctcaagcttgagctgggctaacaagtccgcctgcagcctgggagagctCAAGCTTAAGCTGGGCTAACAAGtccgcctgcagcctgggagagctcaagcttgagctgggctaacaagtccgc harbors:
- the Cd1d gene encoding antigen-presenting glycoprotein CD1d isoform X6, encoding MRWPPCLLLWLLAPAWGQSEAQQNFTLRCLQISSFFNSSCSRTDGSAWLGDLQTHRWDNASDAIQFLRPWAQGTFSNEQWQKLQRVFQVYRLSFTRDIQELVKMFPEGHLHCEWREPGTDPIELQMSAGCAVCPGNASESFLQVAYQGEHIVSFQGTSWQKAPEAPPWIELPIKVLNSDQGTKEEVQRLLNDTCPQFLRGLLEAGKTDLEKQEKPVAWLSEGLSPAHSHRQLVCHVSGFSPKPVWVMWMRGDQEEQNTHRGDVLPNADGTWYLQASLDVEAGAAAGLACWVKHSSLGGQPIVLYWAGGKPLTTGLLTLIVFMLLTVVSCMFIAVYHTRKRCFYQDIL
- the Cd1d gene encoding antigen-presenting glycoprotein CD1d isoform X2, whose translation is MRWPPCLLLWLLAPAWGQSEGERRCAQTGGEQGRCGRRAALTARSRSPAQQNFTLRCLQISSFFNSSCSRTDGSAWLGDLQTHRWDNASDAIQFLRPWAQGTFSNEQWQKLQRVFQVYRLSFTRDIQELVKMFPEGHLHCEWREPGTDPIELQMSAGCAVCPGNASESFLQVAYQGEHIVSFQGTSWQKAPEAPPWIELPIKVLNSDQGTKEEVQRLLNDTCPQFLRGLLEAGKTDLEKQEKPVAWLSEGLSPAHSHRQLVCHVSGFSPKPVWVMWMRGDQEEQNTHRGDVLPNADGTWYLQASLDVEAGAAAGLACWVKHSSLGGQPIVLYWGGKPLTTGLLTLIVFMLLTVVSCMFIAVYHTRKRCFYQDIL
- the Cd1d gene encoding antigen-presenting glycoprotein CD1d isoform X1 produces the protein MRWPPCLLLWLLAPAWGQSEGERRCAQTGGEQGRCGRRAALTARSRSPAQQNFTLRCLQISSFFNSSCSRTDGSAWLGDLQTHRWDNASDAIQFLRPWAQGTFSNEQWQKLQRVFQVYRLSFTRDIQELVKMFPEGHLHCEWREPGTDPIELQMSAGCAVCPGNASESFLQVAYQGEHIVSFQGTSWQKAPEAPPWIELPIKVLNSDQGTKEEVQRLLNDTCPQFLRGLLEAGKTDLEKQEKPVAWLSEGLSPAHSHRQLVCHVSGFSPKPVWVMWMRGDQEEQNTHRGDVLPNADGTWYLQASLDVEAGAAAGLACWVKHSSLGGQPIVLYWAGGKPLTTGLLTLIVFMLLTVVSCMFIAVYHTRKRCFYQDIL
- the Cd1d gene encoding antigen-presenting glycoprotein CD1d isoform X7, with protein sequence MRWPPCLLLWLLAPAWGQSEAQQNFTLRCLQISSFFNSSCSRTDGSAWLGDLQTHRWDNASDAIQFLRPWAQGTFSNEQWQKLQRVFQVYRLSFTRDIQELVKMFPEGHLHYPIELQMSAGCAVCPGNASESFLQVAYQGEHIVSFQGTSWQKAPEAPPWIELPIKVLNSDQGTKEEVQRLLNDTCPQFLRGLLEAGKTDLEKQEKPVAWLSEGLSPAHSHRQLVCHVSGFSPKPVWVMWMRGDQEEQNTHRGDVLPNADGTWYLQASLDVEAGAAAGLACWVKHSSLGGQPIVLYWAGGKPLTTGLLTLIVFMLLTVVSCMFIAVYHTRKRCFYQDIL
- the Cd1d gene encoding antigen-presenting glycoprotein CD1d isoform X5, giving the protein MRWPPCLLLWLLAPAWGQSEGERRCAQTGGEQGRCGRRAALTARSRSPAQQNFTLRCLQISSFFNSSCSRTDGSAWLGDLQTHRWDNASDAIQFLRPWAQGTFSNEQWQKLQRVFQVYRLSFTRDIQELVKMFPEGHLHCEWREPGTDPIELQMSAGCAVCPGNASESFLQVAYQGEHIVSFQGTSWQKAPEAPPWIELPIKVLNSDQGTKEEVQRLLNDTCPQFLRGLLEAGKTDLEKQEKPVAWLSEGLSPAHSHRQLVCHVSGFSPKPVWVMWMRGDQEEQNTHRGDVLPNADGTWYLQASLDVEAGAAAGLACWVKHSSLGGQPIVLYWVVSCMFIAVYHTRKRCFYQDIL
- the Cd1d gene encoding antigen-presenting glycoprotein CD1d isoform X3, with product MRWPPCLLLWLLAPAWGQSEGERRCAQTGGEQGRCGRRAALTARSRSPAQQNFTLRCLQISSFFNSSCSRTDGSAWLGDLQTHRWDNASDAIQFLRPWAQGTFSNEQWQKLQRVFQVYRLSFTRDIQELVKMFPEGHLHYPIELQMSAGCAVCPGNASESFLQVAYQGEHIVSFQGTSWQKAPEAPPWIELPIKVLNSDQGTKEEVQRLLNDTCPQFLRGLLEAGKTDLEKQEKPVAWLSEGLSPAHSHRQLVCHVSGFSPKPVWVMWMRGDQEEQNTHRGDVLPNADGTWYLQASLDVEAGAAAGLACWVKHSSLGGQPIVLYWAGGKPLTTGLLTLIVFMLLTVVSCMFIAVYHTRKRCFYQDIL